ttcaaaaatttccggatttgcttgcgaattcgccgtatgcgtgtggacgatagccgtatccggaaagaaaaagttggggattcaaaaatatccggatacgtgtggacggggcctaagttagttggggaggagcgttacgtgacgacccgaataacggctgcgaaggagactaaaaaGGAGCTGGCTccaaaaatatttccaaaaatccCTTGCGAACTTTTCGGCATTGCAGATACAAATTAGTGCGCATGCCCGTGGTTGAGAACCTACGGTTCCCCGATGTAGTGCTCGATCATTTCAACATGTTACCGAACTTCTGTGAATGAAATATTGCTgggaatctttttttttgtcagatgaATCATAAATGATTTAGCTCGTATTATACCACGTATAAATGAAGACCTTTGCGGTAGTAAACGCAAAAGATGGGATCCAGTTTGAGTACTTTCATTGTGGTAAGGTGATGAGTAAACAGACTGTAAACAAACGCATTGCCCCGTATactctttttctgtttcctcGGCTCAAACGACGAGTTACGttttattttggtttatttGGTTTTGGGATGGACGGGTTGTATTTCGATGTGGGCTAACGATCATTTTAGCGTGATATTTAAGACAATTTCAGGTGGATCGTCAACATAACTAAAAGCTCACTTCGTGGAAAACTTGATTACATGTGGTGAAATTAAGAAATTCTACgagaagaaaacaaatgttaaactggtttttaaacttctttcgAATTGATCAACGAATACACATTATTTTTCTGTCTTCAGTAATTTGCCAGGCTAGAATAAATTATGCTCAGCAAAGGCAAAAACATAATTATagaatcaaaataaatttaaataggAATAGGAAACATAAGAAATGGTGCACGGTCCAGTCCAaggattattattaaattagctcAACTGGAATCTCAAACCCTGAGGGAAGGAAATTGACCTTGTTTCATAAATTTCCAGTCAAAATCCACCCACCTCAAGTGGGCTTAATTAAGGGCTAATACTTTCTGGCCAAGCTATCATTCCAAGACAGATGGATGAGTTCATATCAAAAAGCCATCTGTGGAAAGGCGGGATATTGTCAGGAAAAAATAGAAATGgttaaattgattcaggatgGTATTTCACTAGTCACTAACAACATGGCACACAGTGACACTTCAAGAATATGGTAACTGCTTGGGATGACACACTTAAAATGTTTTAACTGCTTTCTCATGTTTTTGGTTTCAGAGTGTGGAAATTGGTGAGGAAGTTGTTCTATGTAGCTGGTTTTAAATTGTGACATTCCAGTCTTGAGTCTTTAGAATTCAGTATTGTTGCatagatagttttttttttgttgaaaaagatatataaaaGAGACGCCCCTTCAAGAGCTATGTTTAATGTAAAAACCTTCGCTGTTTTGTTAAGCGTGCGCACGTATTTGACCGCTGTGTTGAGCCACCTCTGGCCCACACAGCGGTCAAATGACTGAGCATGCGCATGATTTAAGCACTTCCGGTCACTTTCCCGCGATGTGTTGCTCGATCAAGCATTCTGCGTAACGAACTGTGCGTTGGTTTGTGACTGAAATATTGTTGAGCATCTTTTTGTTCGTGGATGAATCATTACCTTAATGCCTTAACATGTATAATTGAAGACTTTTATGGCACTAAAACGAAAAGAGGAGATCCAGTTTGAGTCAAACTAATCGCTCAGTTGCACTGTGCATGGCAAGGTGAGTAAACAGTAAAGGAGTACATTGCCCCGTTAACTCTTTCAGTTTCCTCGCTTTCAAATGATGAGTTACGTTTCATCTTTGGAAAAGACAAGGTACTTTTGAATGCGAGCTTACACTCATTTTAGCATGATATTTAAGACGATTTCAATTGTATTGTTAACAACTGAAAGCTCACTGGAAAAATTACGTACGTACATGTGCGCTGTCGTGGAATTGAGAAATTCTATGCAAACGAAACAAATGTTAAACTGCAGGTGTTAAACTGAGGGCTGAGGAACAGTTTTAATGCGGTCAACAGTTCTTCTCGGTTGCCCATCTTTGTCTGAGCAACCATGGCCCCTTGAAGGTTGTGCGGATGGTTGTCTAAAGCAATCAGGTAGTCATTTTTgccaacaaaacacaaactcaTTCCGTTCATTATCACAGTTGCTGACAAATCGTTTTCTCTTGCAAGTCTTTGCAGATAAAAAGCTAAAGAGCCCTGCGGAATTTGAGTGTTCTCACATGTTATGGAGAGGTCGAAGGAATCCTCTATCTCACATTTTCCCAAGGCTGCCTCAAGATGTGGAAATGCATCCTCTACAGTAAAATTGATTGGTTTTCCTGAGGTAACTTTGTCGTGCATATTATTTCCGTAGGTTATTGTAGTTAGGAAAAGTGTGATCCAAGCTTGGCTTAAAGACATGTTTTCTCTCAGGTCAAGGAGGTTTGAATTTAAATGAAAGAGTCTTGCATTGAGCAAAGCAATGAAAGTACATGCATTAGATCCATTTCTACCGTGCAAAGTTGCTTCTGAAATGGACTGTGGAAAGAACCAGAATAAAACAGAACCAGAGGTAAATGTCAAAAATTGTTGTGAAGGATCTTGTTGCTGCATACAACTCTGACTGGAACTCGGACTGTTTAAAACTGATTGTTGCTGAGTTGAACTATTTGAAGTAACAGAACTACTGGATTGTTGTGATGGCTGAGGTACATGAACTGTGTTGAGAGCAGCATCAATTTCTTGTTGCCATTCTTCAGATGCATAATATGAAGAGTCTTTCGGGTTGTTGTGAGTGACAGAATCATCATCGAAGCTAGCATCAGATGGCGTTGATTCTTCTGAAACACCGGGGGAACTTGATGTTGAGAGGAGACCCTCATTAGATGATTAATTTTGTAAGTTGTGCAGTTTTACTCATCAAAAATGATGTGCATTTAGGGCACCTCCCCTCATTTTCTTCCAAACATTTCTcatgaaaaacatgaaaacaggCCAAACGTTTTAGTTTGTTACAGTTGCTGCTGATGTATGTACACTGACAAGCTTCCATTAGATCACAACCAACATTTTCATCTGTTTTTTTAGAACAGTCTTTTTGCAATCCTTTGTATGCCAATGGAAGAGCTTTATCGTCTATCTTCTGTTGGAAACTGTGAAGGAAAAACCACTTTTTCTTTGTGTTACTTGTTTGTGGCGCCTGTCAATGTAAGAATAGTAGACAGCCACTTCAGTTAAATTAACTATCGTCAGACTTTTGAGCCTTAAGGTTTTATGACATGACTGTGGGTAGTACACATGCATTATAGTTCTGTTGTTGTGTAATATATTGCATAAAGGGGAGTCACAGTGAGCAACATAAGAGGCTGCTGATTAATAAATCTATTGTGAATTAAATTACTTAAAATGATTGATGTCTGCCTCCAGTCTTATACGTGTGTCCAGTCTTGTATGTGTGTATTGTTGGATATTAAGATCAGCCATTTTCAACACCATTCCTTTCCTCtgaaattttggtttcttgtAGAAAAGCTTCGGTGGTAAAGTTTTGATTGACTTGAGGTTTTTCAGGCCATTATTTGAAAAGGACTAATACCACCCATATGCATGGATTATTGTTGAATTCTGTGTCCAAATTATATTATCTTAGGTCCACACTCTGACAAATGAGGCTATGACAGAATAACTGTATTTTCAAGATGATTAATCTTACTTCTTTTGACTTTCctatgtttttttaaatttgaaggaAAATGGTCAGAAGACATTCAGCTGCCTTTCCAGCAACCAGGGTTAGATCCTTGTCTGATGCTCCCCTGCTGTATGGTCTTGTCAAGGAATCTTCAAAATTCCTCCCAGATTCAGAGCCCATTAAGAAGTGAGCCTTCTCATGAATTTCCTGTGCCTTATGATGTGGTTGTATGCGGGATCTTAATAATGAGTGCCAAATTTCAACTTTCACTTCTGTAATGAGTGTCATACAGTGAACAGTGATTTAACCTATGAGTGGTGCTATCCACAAGGTCGTACACTGATCATATGAGCTATGCAGCCGTGGCAGTTGTAGGTGGACTGCACTGCCTTGCACAATCAGTTGAGCCATCAAGTGAAGCCCTGTTTGACAGGGTTGCTaattggatgggtgaccaactGAAACAATGAAAActctgtgctgtactccttatGCTGTGGTGGTGCGAGCTTTCTCTtggtaaacaacaacaacaacataatgataataataataataataataataataataataataactaaaacAGTAATagttattatataatttgtattaGCTCACATCACTACAGTGTTATTTGTTGAGGCTGAATTtctgataatgataatattaacaataatagtaataatgagaataatcatattattattattattattacagattTGAACTGATGTTCTGTGTTAGGAATGTGAAAGAAGAATAATGGAAAGAGCTAAATCTAGTGGCAGACCTGATGATAATCTTGAAAGTCTCAGGAAAAGGTAATAGTACCTTGTTTACTTCATCAAATCAAGAAGCTTGTAAATcatttgcccccccccccccctcctgtGTAAATCTCTCTTTCATGTCATAGTACTTTTTAAAGTTCAACTTTTGATGAATGAGGTCACTCAGCATTGAAAGGGTAGACTTGTCATAGTGCCTTCTATCCCACACGatgaaaagaacaagaaatctGAACATTGTCTCAGAGTACGTTTGTAAATTTCCTCCTTCAAAAATAGCAGCATAATGGCAAAATGCCAGTGGCACCACTTCATCTAGAATGTGAAGAATGTATGTGTATTCTATATCCTTACACAAATCAAATTTCCTGATTATTTTGTCTCTGATCATGAGCCATCCAAATAAAACAGACATCAGAAGAAGTTGGACCCTAAATGGCTTGGGTTTCCTTGGCAGTTCTACAGCAAAGATGTCTTTGTATAACTTATGGAAAAAGAATTGGTATATCTGAATGACATCTTCCTGTGCATTTAGTGAAACATGGAGAAGACCTTGTTCTGGAATCAGAGAGAGGTAAGGGGAGTTGGAGGAATTTTCCTGCGCAATGATTTTTTTCTGGTAATACCATGTAGGCCAGTCACCAGGAGCTGGAATGACATAAGATTTCAAATATTGGATCAAATCTGGACAAGTCTGGAAAATATGATCTAGGGCAGCTCTGTAGTCATCTttgctttttaaatttcttttgaattcATCAACCAGTACACATGATTTTAGTGTCTTCAGTTCCTCATGTGCCAGGCCAGAATATATTCTGCAAAGATAGAAACAGCTTAAGGCATAGCAAGTAAAACTAGAAACCTTAATATAGTCAGCAGTAGTTTGGAAGGCAAACAAGAAGTGGTGCACGGTTCAGTCCAGGGATAATAAATTTTATTAGTTCAAACCCTGAATGAAGGAAAGTGACCTTGTTTCATTCCAGACATAATCCCTACCCACCCCAAGTGGGCTCtattaaagtgcccatgacacgaaattttttattatcttattcgaaagagctttcaagatgatgaagaatggcgtttatttcagcgtgatagcactcttggttgccgacttattcaagattttgatttatgcaaattagatgagtgtgacgtcacaaaagggacacaaagtggtgtaaaatcacaaaaaattgattatctctctcgactttttctgtatagaactgaaactcagtacagttgttacactcctcacaaagttccatgatatgtccactgtgacatttccatggcaacacaatgggctccaggccctctccattcaaaggggaaaattagagttttcctcctccaagaagtgttatttgctcttattgttcattcagtgggtgtgagcgaacatggacattacaaagcagaagcacaaggaagtctgttaaactctagagcaacaaataaggcagttttcattttaggaaggtagaggtctagtaacgagtacgttgctatggtgacatcataaccactattaaaatgtgtagttattgcagtacatcaaccctgcaaaatttcaatcctgtagatttagtaattgcacagatattcaattttttgtgatttcgcaccactttgtgtcccttttgtgacgtcacactcatctaatttgcataaatcgaaatctttaataactcggcaaccaagagtgctatcaaaataaaataaacgccattcttcatcattttgaaagctctttcgaacaagataataaaaaatttcgtgtcatgggcactttaagtaCTGCAGAGCTTAAAAAGTTGATTCAGGAGTATTAATTTTTACTAGTCACTAACAACATGGCACATTTCAAGAACATGTTAACTGCTTGGGATAACTCACTTAAAGTGTTGTAACTGCTTTCTTGTGTCTTTTGGTTTCAGAGTGCGGAATTGCTGAGGAAGTTGTTCCATGTAGCTGGTTTTAAACTGTGACATTCCAGTCTTAAGAATCTTATTTGTATTAGCTGGCACAATTCCTCCCCTGCATGTCTGCTGTGTTCCATTGATTACCACGGTTACTTGGCTGTGTGCCTTGGTTTTGTCATCAGGTAGTGGAATGGCATGTGGCACAGGTACAAAAATGTCCAGAAGACTTGAGGCCATATGTGTTGCTAATGAGAGTTTAAGATCTGTTGGTGTTCTTATGGTATAAATGTTATGAAAGTCATCCAGTAGACTGACAATCAGGTACTTGTGCTAACATGAAAGTAAAACACGTGAGTATTTTCAATGATTATTAAAGACAAATGGTGTTGCATCTACGGTACTTGTTTATGTGAATGTTTCCAGATTACATACCTGAATTGCTTCTTTGACTTTCATATGCAtcatttgtttacagtttgcttggattgtttttttATGGCGGTCTGTTGTTCAAGGGGATGTACCATACCCAAACACAGGGCCAGAGTTCAAACCAGATCTAGAGGTTCCATGGCTATCTAGGAAAGCACTAAGCTCCTTTTGAAAACTGCATGTCTTTTGTGACCTTATTTAAAGCAACAAAAAGAGAGTACAATGATTATTCACTGACCTATTTATGGTTATCTGTTTTAGACTGATAGAGAACTGAAGcattttttgaatgaaaaagtCATATCGTTGTCTTTGTGATGTAGCCATGATGTGACAATGTACTATTAGATGATTGCTAACACAGCCAAGACCAACAGCCTGCTGTTCTTATTTACCACCAGGCCTAAAATGAAACTTGACTtgcctaaattttttttggaatttctaAAATGTTCTTGAGTACCAAATATCTAGTTTATAACTGTTCATGTTGtactattaaaattaatttaaatactGTACCTAAAGTAAGCTAGTGTGTGAAGGAGTACAACCACTCTCTGTTGTTGTAATTCTGAGTGATTTTTCTGGGTGGGATGACCATCGACTCGTGTAATCGAACTCAGGAGTATATCATAAAGGTGAGGGGAGTGTGTCTGgcaaaatgatttcaactcATCTGGTTGGTACAGAGAGCGTCCTCCAGTGTTGTAATGATGGTGAAGGGCGACCTGAAATTTTTCCACCAGCTCTGGGAAGTTATCTTGAGAATAAGAGTTGTTATTAAACCAAGGTTTACttgctagaaaaaaaaatgaaaaaagtttCATGGCACAGAGCAGTATAGTAAAGGTTTAACCCTTGTAGTTCACAATAATGTTACCTGATTTTGTTTTGCATTCTGTTGTTTTAACGTCCGCTGTTCTAGAGAATGTGTGCTCCTGCAAGTAAGGAGGCTTAATTATAATGAAATCCCGGGGGGGGggcactgccatatatgggctatataggtatgtgccgctgtgaaaggtatggttttcaagcagtttactctagcatagggtatataaatcagagcaattgggtctagaataggctatcatttttcacgaaactgaccagttggttgaagattttatctagactaaacaaaccaggaatttactctagtatagggtagcaaaatccagctgaaactagctctggaataggctaagggttccagagtcctagcggcacatccccacccagaaattcctaaagtgcccccccccccgggaatgAAATATTGTTCTTAGACATTTTTGTatcttattatatggcaagctccgcgagcgggcagtatgcggcgaattctgtgttctgattggctacccgagcgggcaagatggagcgatactgcccgcccgggactgcccgtgtcgttcccgcaaataaaatttcgccaaagttcaagcgagtgcacgaaagttttctctcgttgaaattactttctgctaaggtaaaaagactttttgtgatttctctgtctttatggaaccagaaaaagcgtccgcgagaatgaaaacaaagaaaacaaatatgttgagaagttttaaaaatacgttttgcaacaaaaaccggcaaattaaacacaaaagtttgttttgaatttgaaaatttgaatttgaaatttgaatttgaaatgtcaccaatcaaatgattgtattttctgcatttatccaatcaggatataggggcacgcgctatcactttagcatttaactgggttccttttcagtgctcgaaaataaacaagtacgaagatgatttttttcagtgctctttatgccatacaataaatcttttattgaccaagctagttcgagttcgtctcggtccataaaaacgcaaaaagagaactcggccaatatccagccatcttgacctcgcgcttggtcaataatagagaccttacgcaagaGGACGGCAGAAGGGAGAGGACGGCAAAAGTTGATCGTGTGACGCGCGTGACAACCTGATTCGTGAGCAATTTGACGCATTTCCGGTTTGCGACTGCCGTCCTCTTGAAGTTCACGACGTGAAAACAAGCTGTTTGAGGTTGTGAggaaaacgtgagtatttttATACTTTTGTCTTTATCTAAAGTTTTATATAAGAATTTTCCGTTTGCAGCCCAAACTTGTCAGGAATTAGGGACGAGGTTGAGCCCGGTTTTAGGGCACCGAATTTGACCAACTCGATCTTTTCGTGGTTACGATCAAAAAGAGTTTCAGGCCATAAATTTTGCGACCCTCTTGCCAAAAAGTGTGGCTAATTCTCAGCTCGTAAGTGCCGTTTTGCGGTATGATATTACGGTACAGtttaatattctaaaaattaaGTGTCCGGAATTAGGACAACATTCGATCAATTCGAGTTGATTCTTTCTTTCTATTAATTTAAGTTCTAAATGCAATTCTTAGTTCTTGCTTATTTTCATTTGGATGAAGTAACCTGGTGGAAATTAGTGTATTCTTGCCATTAATTGTTTTCAATCCGTTTAGGAATCAGCCACTTATATCAGATTAAAgtaaaaatattccttttcCCACTGTTCGTACTGTACCGCGTTTTGTCTTATAATATTtttcatgtgatcttaaaaGAATACATAAGTTGTCATGCAACTAATTATgaccatttatttattttattgttgtattattttttattatttatattttatttatctaTGAAGTGAATTAATTAATgagttatttatttttcataatcTAAAACAGATCAATATGGAGTGGAAACAGGAATGTGACTTGCTCCTGTTGCAAGATATAGTTGTTTCAGAACCTTTCAAGTTCAAATCGTCAAcaagagagagaggaaaagtgTGGGAGGAGATTACCCACaggttgaatgaaaatgaagtcTTTGGAAATCGCCTGGGAAGCAAAATGGTGGTGAGAGATAGATACTCACTACTGGCAAAGAAGTACAGGAAAAAGATGACAGAGGAGGCCAAAGCAAGTGGAATATCACCAGAATTGACTGAAACAGACAAGCTGTTGGAACAAATCATTGAAATGTTTGAAGAAAGTGACAGAGAGGGTGGAGAAAATTTGCGACAGGTCGAGCAAAATAAGgagaatgaaaggaaaaaagcaGAGGAAATGAGGAATCGGTCAATGGAAAAGCTGGGAGAGACATTGAAAAGGAAGGCAGCTGACAATGGTCAAGTTACCCCCAAGAAGAGAGGGTCGGGGACAGAAACCCTCGTttacttaaggtggcttactacagttttataagggttcaagaggtgtataccataaatgtgcaaatttaattaatttttttgcatcaatattctgataacaaataaaaacccctatatgagacaattgctgcttcaaattaccatttgggaagttaaaggggcacgaaacgggaagaccgtgcacgattagggggcctgggaacgaactgcaaaagtgtgttttaccgaaaactgacccgtacgaccacacctaaaattttgtctgtttcaccgtcaactaccaaagaacatccttgcaaagtaaaaaaaaaatctgcaaggcagttttttcataatttatgaaaaacgcaaaaatcaactttttcataaattatgaaaaaactgccttgcagattttttttttactttgtaagggtgttctttgttagttaacggtcaaacagacaaaattttaggtatggtcgtacgggtcagtttcccgtaaaacacacttttgcagttcgttcccaggccccctaatcgtgcacgggttacccgtttcgtgcccctttaacttcccaaatggtaatttgaagcagcaattgtctcatataggggtttttatttgttatcagaatattgatgcaaaaaataaattaaatttgcacatttatggtatgcacctcttgaaccctcataaaactgtagtaagccaccttaagggAAAAAGCTGAAAAGCAGTTTGAACTCAGGAAAGAAGAGTTGGAGGTGAAGAAGAAAGAACAGTCTCAACAAATGCAGATGTTTCAAGCTATGCAACAGCACctgcagcaacaacaacaacagcagcaacagcaaATGCAAGTACACATTCAGCAGCAGCAGCTGCAAAATCAAATGCTGCTGGCACTAATTGAGAAAATTACTAAATAAGAGTCATGCTGTTTTCAGAAAATTCGGATATGCAACTTGACGTTAAATGTTCTTTGATTAATAAATCATTCGAATACTTGGTAAAGAAAATTGGACACTACCATTTTTATAAGTTTTCTTTCAGTAACATCATattgtgatgttttgtttttgaccttTTGACTGTTTAACTTTGGTCTCTTTTGTCATTAACTTTGGTACCTAAATTGTGACCTATTTTTATCCAAAAAGAGAAATGTGACTTTTGTGaatttgtattattttataGAGATTATGTTTTTGAGGATTTTTTAGGCATATCCTCCAAAGAATGCAGAAATTCAAAAAGTTTTGGTACTCCATCTACttattatttaaaacatatTTCAGCTGTGCAAATTTATAACATTCTAACTGtgtgaacaaaattttcaagaataaatgttacaatcaaataattttatatagttATGTATAAagttttatttaataaattttgCTGTCATATTAAAGGTTTCAAAAGGTTCAATACGTCGAGTAAAGTATAGATGTCGTGTTTCAGAAAGCGAAATTCACTCTTGCATTCGTCGTCAGATAGAGAGTTTCTCGTATTTCCAGTAAGGAATGTCAAGGTTTTTTGATCTGTTTAAATCGTAGAGTAGCAGCATTTCCTCATCGTCGATCAAATCCAGGTCGTTTGCAAGCAAAAGCGCCTCCCTTGCCTCTCTAAATGTGGCCATTTTAGTTTCAGGTCTTGTTCATGTCGTGTTGTGTTGCGTAAGGTTTGTTTACAATTAGGACGGGAAAGTGACTGCTCGCGTGCTCGACCTAGTCCTCGCGCGACCTCAAGTCGCCGTCCTGCTTCatccgtcctgttgcgtaaggtctctaatatatacatattgagCTACTTGTGTAAAAGGAACACATACCATGATTGTTTTTCATGCTGATGTTTGTGATCCACAGTCCTGTACTGCATTGGTGGTCTATATTGTTGAAGTAGAACAAGCTAAGTTTTGATGTACAGTGAGACTTGAACATCATTGAAACTGTAGCATGAATATATATGCAAACACATATCTTTCtctgaaaaaattatttgtgacGTATTACATAGACCTATGTTATATTAGAgatcatcaattttttttttgctttaacttCTGCCATGAGACAACAGGAACGACAAAATGTTGTGAGATAATTTATGGTATTTTTACCACCCAcccttttcctcttctttggtGTTTGATATTCCTCCTTAGAGGAGAATGTTTTATCTGCATCTCGTCGGCAACTGGTGCACCACCTTGTACCTGGACGATAAGATGgcatttttcttccttcttcGTCGAAAACTCTGTATAGTCTCTCAGGTATGGGGGTACTACTCAAGGTTGCCGAATGAGTGGGTAATGGGCAAGAACAGATGTTGTTTCTTGTTCTTAATTGATGCCAATGAAACACACACACAATTTCCACGGTCAACCTCCGCCACTCGAGCCATTTCATTACTAAGTCCAATCATTCTGCCTCTGCAAACGTTCTTCTCGCGAGTTTTACTGCGCAGGCAACAGGTTTTTTCACCCGGAAATTTTGCACAACAGAGGCCGAAGACAAGAATTACGACGATAAAGACACAAGTCTTCATATTTCGCTACGAACGCGTAAACtcgaaaagaaaattcactatTGTTGCAGAGTtagtttttttgttgaaaaagatatgTAAAAGAGACGTCCCTTTAAGAACTATGTTTAATGTAAAAGCCttagctgttttgttttcgccTTATCCCCGGGAAATGAAGACAAACACCGCGAAATTTaaatctgccgccattttgacgcTCACTTGTTTCTATGGAAATTGTGTAACCCATTCCCACGCGCGCCCAAATCGCACGCGCGTGGCTTAAGCATGCGCACGTATTTGACCGCTGTGGACACCGCTGTGCGCGCTGtgcattctcgtccccagaggctgcgatccatttggccagcgccatggatcgagacctctggccactctggccggctccaatccgttcttgtcactgattggtcagatgcgaacacaataaaaagtgataaaccggaaaagaaacatgaagcatGGCGCAAAGACACCAACAAACCGAAATTCTGCGGCAACGTGCGtttgcaagggaaatattataagcaaaaaccatccgttagatttacttggaaggcgatgaaggaagggataggccgggcattagaaattttttttgttataaaaatttctttagcgatcgtttGCCATCTAGAAAGTGCAGAACTCACCAAATTGCAGgagtttttgaagatggttcttcgttcaaaagcccaaaaggagtcgattattcgatccaaacgagggaacactgtacaagaaagcccgtcttccaccacttcaccaggtgtgggaagtgagaaaaaaagagcaaggtcagctgcttggaacttatgttacgcaaattttttttattaattaagctcatgtttactgtataagtgtgttgactttggcactggcgacaacgcaaagataaaagctcaaaatgatgttaa
This window of the Acropora muricata isolate sample 2 chromosome 14, ASM3666990v1, whole genome shotgun sequence genome carries:
- the LOC136898398 gene encoding putative uncharacterized protein DDB_G0274435 produces the protein MEWKQECDLLLLQDIVVSEPFKFKSSTRERGKVWEEITHRLNENEVFGNRLGSKMVVRDRYSLLAKKYRKKMTEEAKASGISPELTETDKLLEQIIEMFEESDREGGENLRQVEQNKENERKKAEEMRNRSMEKLGETLKRKAADNGQVTPKKRGSGTETLVYLREKAEKQFELRKEELEVKKKEQSQQMQMFQAMQQHLQQQQQQQQQQMQVHIQQQQLQNQMLLALIEKITK